A region of Vigna radiata var. radiata cultivar VC1973A chromosome 6, Vradiata_ver6, whole genome shotgun sequence DNA encodes the following proteins:
- the LOC106764381 gene encoding probable WRKY transcription factor 40, translated as MEPTCLDTSLNLNVDPSSVHTDMVLEEELQRLRRENKRLTEMLTHLCDGYMVLQKQLTQLKNTNFEQDQLESRKRKAVNNNNGECSSITEDSFKRYSYKDFSSSPKVSKVLVKTQASNNSLYVMDGYQWRKYGQKVTRDNPSPRAYFKCSFAPSCPVKKKVQRSLEDPTILVTTYEGEHNHGNERGEIEGGKGSSPVSSPKARIGSVTLDLVKSGLFETAQKSSIQQFLVQQMATSLTRDPNFTTALATAISGKILEAKW; from the exons ATGGAACCAACATGCTTGGATACTTCACTCAATCTCAACGTTGATCCTTCTTCTGTTCACACG GATATGGTGTTGGAGGAAGAGTTGCAGAGGCTGAGACGTGAGAACAAGAGGTTGACTGAGATGTTGACCCACTTGTGTGACGGCTACATGGTTTTGCAGAAGCAATTGACCCAATTGAAGAACACAAATTTTGAGCAAGACCAACTCGAATCACGCAAGAGAAAAGCAGTTAACAATAACAATGGCGAGTGCAGCTCCATAACAGAGGATTCCTTCAAAAGGTACAGCTACAAGGATTTCAGCTCCTCCCCAAAGGTTTCCAAGGTTCTTGTAAAGACACAAGCTTCTAATAACAGTTTA TATGTGATGGATGGATATCAATGGAGGAAATACGGTCAAAAGGTGACCAGGGATAACCCTTCTCCTAGAGCTTACTTCAAGTGTTCCTTTGCTCCAAGCTGCCCCGTTAAAAAAAAG GTGCAAAGGAGTTTAGAAGACCCTACAATACTTGTTACAACATATGAAGGAGAGCATAATCATGGTAATGAAAGAGGTGAAATTGAAGGAGGAAAAGGGTCAAGTCCAGTTTCTTCACCAAAAGCCAGAATTGGAAGTGTAACGCTTGATTTGGTCAAATCAGGATTGTTTGAAACTGCCCAAAAGTCATCTATCCAACAATTTTTGGTTCAACAAATGGCTACTTCTTTGACAAGGGATCCCAATTTCACCACAGCACTTGCCACTGCCATTTCAGGAAAAATTCTAGAAGCCAAATggtga